In Curtobacterium sp. L6-1, a genomic segment contains:
- a CDS encoding protoporphyrinogen/coproporphyrinogen oxidase: MTDVVVVGGGVAGLVAARDLAKGGAHVVLLEASGALGGMIRRHTVAGLDLDMAADSFATRTDAVSSLAIELGLGNDIVSPDPRGAWLMTRDGRTAPIPSTGLLGIPGTPMAADVIAVVGGPGALRAQMDALLPSPVGARAASLGAMVRSRMGAKVLDDLVVPVVAGVHSTHPDDLDPDRVAPGLRAALQREGSLARAVLALRGRAVAGSAVQGLRGGIARLVDELVADLDTYRVDVRLHTRATRVERAAVEATAADGTTERLAADHVLATVADPARAAAPRRSGIELVTLVVDRPELDVAPRGTGMLVHPAATGVAAKALTHATVKWPWLAEQAAGRHVLRLSYALPPAGADQATGAAGATGADEVATSLPVDPDGPDSARATTDATALLGLTVGPEHVVGAARVRWHGPDAEAAGLAEGVVGIGEASSGRGLSGIVTAARTAAERILDS; encoded by the coding sequence ATGACCGACGTCGTCGTGGTCGGTGGCGGCGTCGCGGGGCTCGTCGCCGCGCGGGACCTGGCCAAGGGCGGCGCGCACGTCGTGCTGCTCGAGGCCTCGGGCGCGCTCGGCGGCATGATCCGTCGGCACACCGTCGCCGGGCTCGACCTCGACATGGCGGCGGACTCCTTCGCCACCCGGACCGACGCCGTGTCCTCGCTGGCGATCGAGCTCGGCCTGGGCAACGACATCGTCTCCCCGGACCCCCGCGGCGCCTGGCTGATGACCCGCGACGGTCGGACGGCCCCGATCCCCTCGACCGGGCTGCTCGGGATCCCGGGCACCCCGATGGCCGCGGACGTCATCGCGGTCGTCGGCGGCCCCGGGGCCCTGCGCGCGCAGATGGACGCGCTGCTGCCCTCGCCCGTCGGGGCCCGTGCCGCCTCGCTCGGCGCGATGGTCCGGAGCCGGATGGGCGCGAAGGTCCTCGACGACCTGGTCGTCCCGGTCGTCGCGGGCGTGCACTCCACCCACCCGGACGACCTCGACCCGGACCGCGTGGCCCCGGGCCTGCGGGCGGCCCTGCAGCGGGAGGGGTCCCTGGCCCGCGCGGTGCTCGCGCTCCGCGGGCGGGCCGTCGCCGGTTCGGCGGTGCAGGGCCTCCGCGGCGGCATCGCCCGGCTCGTCGACGAACTCGTCGCCGACCTCGACACGTACCGCGTCGACGTCCGGCTGCACACCCGGGCCACCCGGGTCGAGCGGGCCGCCGTCGAGGCGACCGCGGCGGACGGCACCACCGAGCGCCTGGCGGCCGACCACGTCCTCGCCACCGTCGCGGACCCGGCGCGCGCCGCGGCCCCCCGCCGCTCGGGCATCGAGCTCGTCACCCTGGTGGTCGACCGTCCGGAGCTCGACGTCGCGCCGCGCGGCACCGGGATGCTCGTCCACCCGGCCGCCACCGGCGTCGCCGCGAAGGCGCTCACGCACGCGACCGTGAAGTGGCCGTGGCTGGCGGAGCAGGCGGCCGGGAGGCACGTGCTGCGTCTCAGCTACGCCCTGCCCCCGGCAGGGGCGGACCAGGCGACCGGCGCTGCCGGCGCGACGGGGGCGGACGAGGTGGCCACGAGCCTCCCGGTCGACCCGGACGGCCCGGACAGCGCGCGTGCCACGACGGACGCGACCGCGCTGCTGGGCCTGACCGTCGGGCCCGAGCACGTGGTCGGTGCCGCGCGCGTCCGCTGGCACGGGCCGGACGCCGAGGCCGCCGGACTGGCCGAGGGCGTGGTCGGCATCGGCGAGGCGAGCTCCGGACGGGGGCTCTCCGGCATCGTGACCGCCGCCCGGACCGCGGCTGAGCGCATCCTGGATTCCTGA
- the hemE gene encoding uroporphyrinogen decarboxylase — MLPATHPLSDGRTAGSRLVRALRGDRPETLPVWFMRQAGRSLPEYRELRVGTAMLDACLDPALASEITLQPVRRHGVDAGIFFSDIVVPIKLAGVDVEIVPGRGPVLGAPVRSAADVDALGRLEPEALAPITEAVARTVGELGSTPLIGFAGAPFTLAAYLVEGGPSKDHIRARTMMHADPETWSRLLDWAADVSGAFLRAQVLAGASAAQLFDSWVGSLSRADYVGRVAPHSARALGHVTDLGVPRIHFGVGSGEVLADMATVGGHGDAVDAVGVDWRLPLDEAVQRVGAARTVQGNIDPAMLAAPWAVLEAHVRDVVRRGGTARAHVVNLGHGVPPETDPTVLTRVVELVHSLGDGTGLGGTGLGTGSAGA, encoded by the coding sequence GTGCTCCCTGCCACCCATCCGCTCAGCGACGGCCGCACCGCCGGGTCGCGGCTCGTCCGGGCCCTCCGCGGCGACCGACCCGAGACGCTGCCGGTCTGGTTCATGCGGCAGGCCGGCCGGTCGCTGCCCGAGTACCGCGAGCTCCGCGTGGGCACGGCGATGCTCGACGCGTGCCTCGATCCGGCCCTGGCGTCGGAGATCACGCTGCAGCCGGTCCGCCGGCACGGGGTCGACGCCGGCATCTTCTTCAGCGACATCGTCGTGCCGATCAAGCTCGCGGGCGTGGACGTCGAGATCGTCCCCGGTCGTGGTCCGGTCCTCGGCGCACCGGTGCGCTCCGCCGCGGACGTCGACGCGCTCGGCCGCCTCGAGCCGGAGGCGCTGGCCCCCATCACCGAGGCGGTCGCCCGCACGGTCGGCGAGCTCGGCAGCACCCCGCTCATCGGGTTCGCCGGCGCCCCCTTCACCCTGGCCGCCTACCTGGTCGAGGGTGGGCCGTCGAAGGACCACATCCGCGCGCGGACCATGATGCACGCCGACCCGGAGACCTGGTCACGGCTGCTCGACTGGGCCGCCGACGTGTCGGGGGCGTTCCTCCGCGCCCAGGTGCTCGCCGGGGCCTCGGCGGCGCAGCTCTTCGACTCGTGGGTCGGCTCGCTCTCCCGCGCGGACTACGTCGGCCGCGTGGCCCCGCACTCGGCACGGGCCCTCGGGCACGTGACCGACCTGGGCGTGCCGCGTATCCACTTCGGCGTCGGCAGCGGCGAGGTCCTGGCGGACATGGCGACCGTCGGCGGGCACGGCGACGCGGTGGACGCGGTCGGCGTCGACTGGCGGCTGCCCCTCGACGAGGCCGTGCAGCGCGTGGGTGCCGCCCGCACGGTGCAGGGCAACATCGACCCCGCCATGCTCGCGGCCCCGTGGGCGGTCCTCGAGGCCCACGTCCGCGACGTCGTCCGCCGTGGGGGCACCGCCCGCGCCCACGTGGTGAACCTCGGGCACGGTGTCCCGCCGGAGACCGACCCGACTGTGCTCACCCGCGTCGTCGAGCTCGTCCACTCCCTCGGCGACGGAACCGGGCTCGGCGGCACGGGGCTCGGGACCGGGAGCGCCGGGGCATGA
- a CDS encoding glutamyl-tRNA reductase, whose translation MLICLTASHRNASFDLLERLSIGAPAAASHLVTDSDVLDGAVVLATCNRFEAYLDIAGDDAAAVRATVEAVSAASELQADEVLDSVQVLGGGDVVQHLFAVSSGLESVVVGETEISGQVRRALEDARRNGTTTSDLERLFQEAAHTSRGVKTRTRIGAAGRSLVRLGLELASSRITDWAEARVLLVGTGSYAATTIAALRDRGAEHIQVFSPSGRAPWFAAKHDLVAAPDLRAAIGQSDVVITCTSSEVPVVEACDLDDGARRIVIDLGLPRNVHPDAADVEGVELLDLETISIHAPIAELNAETEARAIVDDAVSRFRAQALEQSTTPALVALRKHVFDILDDEIDRVKRRGDTTPESAEQTERALRHLVGVLLHRPSVRARELGRAGRGDDFTGALDALFGVRPEPVADVPSAVVPLADRAARMRDDEADAS comes from the coding sequence GTGCTCATCTGTCTCACGGCGTCGCATCGCAACGCCAGCTTCGACCTCCTGGAGCGTCTGAGCATCGGAGCACCCGCGGCCGCCAGCCACCTGGTCACGGACTCGGACGTCCTGGACGGCGCCGTGGTCCTCGCCACGTGCAACCGCTTCGAGGCCTACCTGGACATCGCCGGGGACGACGCCGCCGCCGTGCGCGCCACGGTCGAGGCGGTCTCGGCAGCGAGCGAACTGCAGGCGGACGAGGTCCTCGATTCCGTGCAGGTCCTGGGCGGCGGGGACGTCGTGCAGCACCTCTTCGCCGTGTCGAGCGGGCTGGAGTCCGTCGTCGTCGGCGAGACCGAGATCTCCGGCCAGGTCCGTCGGGCCCTCGAGGACGCCCGCCGCAACGGCACCACCACCTCCGACCTCGAGCGCCTCTTCCAGGAGGCCGCGCACACCTCCCGCGGCGTCAAGACCCGCACGCGCATCGGGGCAGCCGGTCGCTCGCTCGTCCGACTCGGCCTCGAGCTGGCCTCGTCGCGGATCACCGACTGGGCCGAGGCCCGTGTCCTCCTGGTCGGCACCGGCAGCTACGCCGCCACCACCATCGCCGCGCTCCGCGACCGCGGCGCCGAGCACATCCAGGTCTTCTCACCCTCCGGCCGCGCACCCTGGTTCGCCGCCAAGCACGACCTCGTCGCCGCACCCGACCTGCGGGCCGCGATCGGCCAGAGCGACGTCGTCATCACCTGCACCTCGAGCGAGGTCCCGGTCGTCGAGGCCTGCGACCTCGACGACGGCGCCCGCCGCATCGTCATCGACCTCGGGCTCCCCCGCAACGTCCACCCCGACGCGGCCGACGTCGAGGGCGTCGAGCTGCTCGACCTCGAGACGATCAGCATCCACGCCCCGATCGCCGAGCTGAACGCCGAGACCGAGGCCCGCGCGATCGTCGACGACGCCGTGTCCCGCTTCCGCGCGCAGGCCCTCGAACAGTCGACCACCCCCGCGCTGGTCGCCCTCCGCAAGCACGTGTTCGACATCCTCGACGACGAGATCGACCGCGTGAAGCGCCGCGGGGACACGACCCCCGAGTCCGCCGAGCAGACCGAGCGGGCACTCCGGCATCTGGTGGGCGTGCTCCTGCACCGCCCGTCCGTGCGGGCACGTGAGCTCGGTCGCGCCGGTCGTGGGGACGACTTCACCGGCGCGCTCGACGCCCTCTTCGGGGTGCGGCCCGAGCCCGTCGCGGACGTGCCGTCCGCCGTCGTGCCGCTGGCCGACCGGGCGGCGCGCATGCGCGACGACGAGGCGGACGCGAGCTGA
- a CDS encoding NUDIX hydrolase, translating into MVRARGRDVLYLPGGKVEPGESAVDAAVREAFEETGLRLTPDDVEAFATVTEPAHGQAPGTVVAMALFLARPGGTLDSATPVASAEVDEVEWVTSADAGRCPPAGVETLRLLTQAGLID; encoded by the coding sequence ATGGTGCGCGCCCGCGGACGCGACGTCCTCTACCTGCCCGGCGGCAAGGTCGAACCGGGTGAGAGCGCGGTCGACGCGGCCGTCCGCGAGGCGTTCGAGGAGACCGGACTCCGGCTCACCCCCGACGACGTCGAGGCGTTCGCGACCGTCACCGAGCCCGCACACGGGCAGGCGCCCGGCACGGTCGTCGCGATGGCGCTGTTCCTGGCCCGGCCGGGAGGCACGCTCGACTCCGCCACGCCCGTCGCCTCGGCGGAGGTGGACGAGGTGGAGTGGGTCACCTCCGCCGACGCGGGACGCTGCCCGCCCGCCGGGGTCGAGACGCTGCGCCTGCTGACGCAGGCGGGGTTGATCGACTGA
- a CDS encoding DUF4232 domain-containing protein, which produces MGLSRGGRSRRTTTRAVVSSAGVLAAAVLVLSGCASGSGGSDETAAPVPTASDTPSSSAPTTPTTTAPTSGATPGADATGSGAAGSGSAGSGAAGSGSAGSGSAGRDACAVADLAGSIEPGSGGAAGSVVVHLALRNTGTTTCTVQGWPGVSFVGGGDGTQIGAPATLDRSAPHPTVSLAPGSTAVAPLKVTRAENVPSSDCSPVTPEGFRVYPPGSEQSLFVAATSYTACRSSDTRLLSVQAFVAEGQATD; this is translated from the coding sequence ATGGGACTGAGCAGGGGTGGACGGAGCCGGCGGACGACGACCCGGGCGGTGGTGTCGAGTGCGGGGGTGCTGGCGGCCGCGGTGCTCGTGCTGAGCGGGTGCGCGAGCGGGTCGGGCGGGTCCGACGAGACGGCAGCACCCGTGCCGACCGCGTCCGACACCCCGTCGAGCAGCGCCCCCACGACCCCGACGACGACCGCTCCGACCTCCGGCGCCACTCCGGGTGCGGACGCGACCGGGTCCGGCGCGGCCGGCTCGGGGTCGGCTGGCTCCGGCGCGGCGGGCTCGGGGTCGGCTGGCTCCGGGTCGGCCGGACGGGACGCGTGCGCGGTGGCGGACCTGGCCGGGTCGATCGAACCGGGCAGCGGCGGCGCGGCGGGCAGCGTCGTCGTGCACCTCGCGCTCCGCAACACCGGCACGACGACCTGCACGGTGCAGGGGTGGCCGGGCGTCTCCTTCGTCGGTGGTGGCGACGGGACGCAGATCGGTGCCCCGGCCACGCTCGACCGCTCTGCGCCGCACCCCACGGTGTCCCTCGCGCCGGGCAGCACGGCGGTCGCGCCCCTCAAGGTCACCCGTGCCGAGAACGTCCCGTCGAGCGACTGCTCCCCGGTGACGCCCGAGGGCTTCCGCGTCTACCCGCCCGGGTCGGAGCAGTCGCTGTTCGTCGCCGCCACGTCGTACACGGCCTGCCGGTCCTCGGACACGCGGCTGCTCTCGGTGCAGGCGTTCGTGGCGGAGGGTCAGGCGACCGACTGA
- a CDS encoding serine hydrolase produces the protein MGEPDASHSSRRRRHGRPTGDGSTGDGTTGDGGTGGGTTGGGTTDGGTTPGNSAGGGRAGGGRAGGGGRNRGKHRGGADERFTATTEALGTIAQDGAGVSVSIIDTSTGRALLAIDDRLVQPVASLGRVLLLIEVAAQLEDGRLHGDRLQRMARDTATGAGLWQFLQEPTMQVPDLATLVGATADAWATNALLTTVGIDAVRARAESLGIERTALIDRVRDRRGPDDAPDVSVAAAGELSWLLRGLALGEVVDDAVSNRVLGWLSLAADLSLVAGSFGLDPLAHRSLDHGLQSVAVTGSGPGVRAEAGVLRGPASSVCYAVTVRFEDDSLQRRLAVVEALRTMGTEVLEVVHAPARR, from the coding sequence ATGGGGGAGCCGGACGCGTCGCACTCGTCGCGCCGGCGTCGCCACGGTCGCCCGACCGGCGACGGGAGCACCGGCGACGGGACCACCGGCGATGGGGGCACTGGCGGCGGAACCACCGGCGGCGGAACCACCGACGGTGGGACCACCCCCGGGAACAGCGCCGGTGGCGGCCGAGCAGGCGGAGGACGAGCGGGCGGCGGTGGTCGCAACCGTGGCAAGCACCGCGGCGGCGCGGACGAGCGCTTCACCGCGACGACCGAGGCACTCGGCACGATCGCCCAGGACGGCGCCGGTGTGAGCGTGTCGATCATCGACACGTCCACCGGCCGGGCCCTCCTCGCGATTGACGACCGTCTCGTGCAGCCCGTGGCGAGCCTCGGGCGGGTGCTCCTGCTCATCGAGGTCGCCGCCCAGCTCGAGGACGGCCGTCTGCACGGCGACCGGCTGCAGCGCATGGCCCGGGACACCGCGACCGGTGCGGGGCTCTGGCAGTTCCTGCAGGAGCCGACCATGCAGGTGCCCGACCTCGCGACGCTGGTCGGTGCGACGGCCGACGCCTGGGCGACGAACGCACTCCTCACCACGGTCGGGATCGACGCCGTGCGTGCCCGGGCGGAGTCCCTCGGCATCGAGCGGACCGCCCTCATCGACCGGGTGCGCGACCGCCGCGGACCGGACGACGCGCCGGACGTCTCGGTCGCAGCCGCCGGCGAGCTCAGCTGGCTCCTCCGCGGGCTCGCACTCGGCGAGGTGGTGGACGACGCCGTGTCGAACCGGGTCCTCGGCTGGTTGTCCCTCGCCGCGGACCTGTCCCTCGTCGCGGGGTCCTTCGGCCTCGACCCACTGGCACACCGGTCGCTCGACCACGGCCTGCAGTCGGTCGCGGTCACGGGGTCGGGGCCCGGGGTGCGGGCCGAGGCCGGCGTCCTCCGGGGTCCGGCGTCGTCGGTCTGCTACGCCGTCACGGTGCGGTTCGAGGACGACTCGTTGCAGCGGCGCCTCGCGGTGGTCGAGGCCCTCCGCACGATGGGCACCGAGGTGCTCGAGGTCGTGCACGCCCCGGCCCGACGCTGA
- a CDS encoding M13 family metallopeptidase, whose translation MTDVAGTTGIRTDELDESVRPQDDLYRHVNGRWIDDTPIPDDKARYGSFTVLAEEAEAAVRTIIERAQTAAPGTEQRKVGDLFTSFTDETALESLGSAPIEPLLADIAAIEDKNDVLRMVGRFERLGLPSFIQLFVDNDPGDPDAYIVFLEQSGLGLPDESYYREERFADIREKYREFVGSMFPLAGYDESGDRTEHVIALETAIASAHWDNVATRDSQKTYNKLPWDEVSALAEGVDLRIWWDAIAAPSGAFDTVVVRQPSFITGLAQLFREQPLPVWKDWLCWQVIRASAPYLTSAFSATSFSFYGTALTGAPKQRDRWKRGVSLVEGAMGEAVGRIYVEEHFDETSKATMDDLVANLVEAYRQSITGLEWMTDETRARALDKLEKFTPKIGYPVKWRDYSALPITADDLLGNVRAIASFQVDRELGKIGKPIDRDEWFMTPQTINAYYNPGFNEIVFPAAILQFPFFDASRDAAANYGAIGAVIGHEIGHGFDDQGSQYDGDGRLQNWWTEADRQAFEERTKALIAQYDALVPTEVPDGHVNGALTIGENIGDLGGLSIAWKAYLISLDGAEPPVIDGLTGAQRFFLSWAQAWRMAIRPEEAARLLSIDPHSPNEFRCNQIVRNIDVYYDTFDVSDSDAMYLAPAERVAIW comes from the coding sequence ATGACCGACGTCGCAGGCACCACCGGAATCCGCACCGACGAACTCGACGAGTCGGTGCGGCCGCAGGACGACCTCTACCGGCACGTCAACGGCCGCTGGATCGACGACACCCCGATCCCGGACGACAAGGCCCGGTACGGCTCGTTCACCGTCCTCGCCGAGGAGGCCGAAGCAGCCGTCCGGACCATCATCGAGCGCGCCCAGACCGCGGCGCCCGGCACGGAGCAGCGGAAGGTCGGCGACCTCTTCACGTCCTTCACCGACGAGACCGCCCTCGAGTCGCTCGGCTCCGCACCGATCGAGCCGCTGCTGGCCGACATCGCCGCGATCGAGGACAAGAACGACGTCCTGCGCATGGTCGGCCGCTTCGAGCGCCTCGGTCTGCCGAGCTTCATCCAGCTCTTCGTCGACAACGACCCGGGCGACCCCGACGCGTACATCGTCTTCCTCGAGCAGTCCGGTCTCGGTCTGCCCGACGAGTCGTACTACCGCGAGGAGCGCTTCGCCGACATCCGCGAGAAGTACCGCGAGTTCGTCGGTTCGATGTTCCCGCTGGCCGGCTACGACGAGAGCGGCGACCGCACCGAGCACGTGATCGCCCTCGAGACCGCGATCGCCTCGGCCCACTGGGACAACGTCGCCACCCGCGACAGCCAGAAGACCTACAACAAGCTGCCCTGGGACGAGGTGTCGGCGCTCGCCGAGGGCGTCGACCTCCGCATCTGGTGGGACGCGATCGCGGCACCCTCCGGTGCGTTCGACACCGTCGTGGTGCGGCAGCCTTCGTTCATCACGGGCCTGGCCCAGCTCTTCCGCGAGCAGCCCCTCCCGGTCTGGAAGGACTGGCTCTGCTGGCAGGTCATCCGGGCGTCCGCTCCGTACCTGACCAGTGCGTTCTCGGCCACGAGTTTCTCGTTCTACGGGACCGCACTGACCGGTGCGCCGAAGCAGCGCGACCGCTGGAAGCGCGGCGTCTCGCTGGTCGAGGGCGCGATGGGCGAGGCCGTCGGGCGCATCTACGTCGAGGAGCACTTCGACGAGACCTCGAAGGCGACGATGGACGACCTCGTCGCCAACCTGGTCGAGGCCTACCGCCAGAGCATCACCGGCCTCGAGTGGATGACCGACGAGACCCGCGCCCGTGCGCTCGACAAGCTCGAGAAGTTCACGCCGAAGATCGGCTACCCGGTGAAGTGGCGCGACTACTCCGCGCTGCCGATCACCGCCGACGACCTGCTCGGCAACGTCCGGGCGATCGCCTCGTTCCAGGTCGACCGCGAGCTCGGCAAGATCGGCAAGCCGATCGACCGCGACGAGTGGTTCATGACCCCGCAGACGATCAACGCGTACTACAACCCGGGCTTCAACGAGATCGTGTTCCCCGCGGCGATCCTGCAGTTCCCGTTCTTCGACGCCAGCCGGGACGCCGCCGCCAACTACGGCGCGATCGGTGCGGTCATCGGGCACGAGATCGGGCACGGCTTCGACGACCAGGGCTCGCAGTACGACGGCGACGGTCGCCTGCAGAACTGGTGGACCGAGGCGGACCGGCAGGCGTTCGAGGAGCGGACGAAGGCCCTGATCGCGCAGTACGACGCCCTCGTCCCGACCGAGGTGCCGGACGGCCACGTCAACGGCGCCCTGACGATCGGCGAGAACATCGGTGACCTCGGCGGCCTCTCGATCGCGTGGAAGGCCTACCTGATCTCGCTCGACGGCGCCGAGCCCCCGGTGATCGACGGGCTGACCGGCGCCCAGCGGTTCTTCCTCAGCTGGGCGCAGGCCTGGCGGATGGCGATCCGTCCGGAGGAGGCGGCGCGGCTGCTGAGCATCGACCCGCACTCGCCGAACGAGTTCCGGTGCAACCAGATCGTCCGCAACATCGACGTCTACTACGACACCTTCGACGTCTCGGACAGCGACGCGATGTACCTGGCCCCGGCCGAGCGCGTCGCCATCTGGTGA
- a CDS encoding uracil-xanthine permease family protein — MGLPWKLHGDGRTVAASAIVAPDERLTWGRTIGLGVQHVVAMFGATFLVPLITGFPPSTTLLFSGVGTILFLLVTGNRLPSYLGSSFAFLAPIGAATKIGGIPLALSGIIVVGALLAVVGLIVHLAGAGWIDRLMPPVVSGAIVALIGFNLAPAARDNFVKAPVIALVTLAAIVLCTVLFKGLVGRLSIVVGVVVGYVAALLAGEVDLGAVADAAWVGLPTFTAPAFDLSQTAVYLGFLPVVLALVAENVGHVKGVGQLTGRDLTPLTGRALFADGISTVLAGVGGGSATTTYGENIGVMAATRVFSTAAYWVAAIAAVLLGLSPKIGAVISTVPPGVLGGATTALYGLIGVIGIRIWVENRVDFAKPKNQLTAGIALIMGIADFTFSFGGATFGGIIIGTIAAIVVYHVMDLIGRARGTDPATPDATDADRAATGGIPVEPRVAGRKRD; from the coding sequence ATGGGACTTCCGTGGAAGCTGCACGGCGACGGCCGCACCGTCGCCGCATCGGCCATCGTGGCGCCGGACGAGCGCCTCACCTGGGGCCGCACGATCGGGCTCGGCGTGCAGCACGTCGTGGCGATGTTCGGCGCCACCTTCCTCGTGCCGCTCATCACCGGCTTCCCGCCGTCGACGACGCTGCTCTTCAGCGGTGTCGGCACCATCCTGTTCCTGCTCGTCACCGGGAACCGCCTGCCGAGCTACCTCGGCTCGTCGTTCGCGTTCCTCGCGCCGATCGGGGCCGCCACGAAGATCGGCGGCATCCCGCTCGCGCTGTCCGGGATCATCGTCGTCGGCGCCCTGCTGGCCGTGGTCGGACTGATCGTGCACCTGGCCGGCGCCGGCTGGATCGACCGCCTCATGCCACCGGTGGTCTCGGGAGCGATCGTCGCCCTCATCGGCTTCAACCTCGCTCCGGCGGCACGGGACAACTTCGTGAAGGCGCCGGTCATCGCACTGGTCACCCTCGCCGCGATCGTCCTGTGCACCGTGCTGTTCAAGGGGCTCGTCGGCCGGCTGTCGATCGTGGTCGGTGTCGTCGTGGGCTACGTCGCGGCGTTGCTCGCCGGTGAGGTCGACCTCGGCGCGGTCGCCGACGCCGCCTGGGTCGGGCTGCCGACGTTCACGGCACCGGCGTTCGACCTGTCCCAGACGGCCGTCTACCTCGGGTTCCTGCCGGTCGTGCTCGCCCTGGTCGCCGAGAACGTCGGACACGTCAAGGGCGTCGGCCAGCTGACCGGGCGCGACCTCACGCCGCTGACCGGTCGGGCACTGTTCGCCGACGGGATCTCGACCGTGCTCGCCGGGGTCGGCGGCGGCTCGGCCACGACCACCTACGGCGAGAACATCGGCGTCATGGCGGCGACGCGGGTGTTCTCCACGGCGGCGTACTGGGTCGCGGCGATCGCAGCCGTGCTGCTCGGGCTCTCACCGAAGATCGGTGCGGTCATCTCGACCGTGCCCCCCGGTGTCCTCGGCGGCGCGACCACCGCGCTGTACGGCCTCATCGGGGTGATCGGCATCCGCATCTGGGTGGAGAACCGCGTCGACTTCGCCAAGCCCAAGAACCAGCTCACCGCGGGCATCGCGCTCATCATGGGCATCGCTGACTTCACGTTCTCGTTCGGCGGTGCGACCTTCGGGGGCATCATCATCGGCACCATCGCGGCGATCGTGGTCTACCACGTGATGGACCTCATCGGCCGTGCGCGTGGGACGGACCCGGCGACCCCGGACGCCACCGACGCCGACCGGGCCGCGACCGGCGGGATTCCCGTCGAACCGCGGGTCGCCGGGCGCAAGCGCGACTGA